ATTGAAAAAATTAGCGATTGTCAAAAACAACTATTACAGTTACAGCAAAAATTAAATTATATTTTTGATACTATTAAAAATAGTCGCAGCTTATTAAATATTTTATTAGGTGTCTCAGCTTTTTATGGTAAATCTGGTTTCGCTTTAGAGTGGTTAGACGATGACCACGAATTAATTATATCGAGTGAGGGAAAATTTCAAGAATTGACAGATATTCTCAATGATTGTGATTCTTTCCAAGAACAAATTGCTGCTTTAATTATTCAGGGTGATACTTTAAGTCTACAGGCAGAACAAGCCTTGAAAAAGATTGAACAGGAAAGTAGTAAAGAAGCAATTATTAGCCAGAAAATAGGGATATTATCAAAGTTTTTAACACCAACAATATTACGTTCAGCTTTGATTATAACTTCAAGTTTATTAATCTTAACTTTTGGTAGTTTGAAAATTAGAGAACAAAGTCTAAGTTTAACTCAAGAAGGAAGTGCCATCACCAACTTTAAATCTGCTCAAAAACTTGGTATGGAGGCTGCTTCTTTGGTTCAAAAGCCACCGCATCCTCTAAAAGTCTGGCAACAAGCACAAAACAAATGGCATCAGGCAATCATCTTGTTAGATAGCATTCCTCACAAGACATCAGTTTATGACCAAGCAAAGAATAAATTGGCTTACTATCAGATTAACTATAAATCTATCAGTCAAAGAGTGTTGATTGAAAAGAAAGCTTTAGCAAACTTAGAGTCAGCCCAAAAACTAGCAATGGAAGCTAATTTATTTGTGCGAAATTCACCTCATTCACAACTAAGTCGGCAGCAAGCACAAGATAAATGGCAGCAAGCAATAAATTTATTACAAGCGATTCCAGAGAGTACTTTTGTTTCTGTACAGGCTAAAGAAATGCTTCCTATTTATAAAACTAATTATGCAGCTATCAGTCAAATATACCAGTACTAAAATCATTCGTTAAATATTAGATACCCGACTTCTTAAATAAGTCGGGTATCTGGACACCGTGAATTTTTGCAAATTAGATAGGATTAGTATATAGCAGTTCTCGAACAGATGAGGGATGTCCTTAAAAACTACAGCTATTTTACGGATAATTTATTGCATCATTGTTTTCTTGGCTATAGCAAAGTATGTATTCAGAATTAATCCACCCCTCTCTTCCTAAAATTCTGTTGTTTGGGCTATTAGTAACACGCACTTCAACCCAAGGTGTTGGGCGACCTTGGAGTGATACAATATCTGGTTTAAGTAATGTGATGTTGTTGCCATTATCTAAACCTGTTGTTGACTTTCCACCAGCTGTAGCACGTAAAGCTAATTGCCCTGATTGCAACCCAGTTACTTCGCAAAGTGCAGGCTGAACCTGAGCTACATTACCACTACATTTTAGGCTGCTACTACGCATCCAACCTTCTAAACCTTTTTCTTTAGGACTATCTGCATCGATAACGCTAACGTAAATCCAATTTTGAATACCTTTAGCTAGTACTTGTAACTTTGCGTCTTCATATAAATTAATTGCACCTCCATCTTCAAATTCTCCTTGCGGTTTTCTTAGGTATAAGAAAAGCGCTTCATCATGTCCTAATTTCTTGGCTTGGCAAATTACTTGCCTGTCAGCATTTTTGGGAGTTGCAGCGCTTGCTATTGGTAACAAATTAAGAGTCGAAATCCACAGATAAAATGCAACAAAAGAAATGTGAGGTATAGGTTCAAAAAAACTTGCCATTTTTGAGTAAATACGAGTGTTTTTCTTATCTTATCCGTAATAAATTTCATCGTCTAGGATAATTTCACTTACCTTTGCTAACCTCTACATTAAAAAAAATAAAGAGGCAAATCGCCCTTTTTTGACGCTTTACCTCTTTCAAAAACAAATAATTACAACTAACAGTTACACCTTAGAACGGTCAGTCAAAATCTCATAACCTGTCTCTGTCACCAAAACTGTATGCTCAAACTGAGCCGACAAAGAATTATCCATAGTGACTGCTGTCCAACGGTCAGATAATGTCCGCGTGTGTCTAGAACCTGCATTTAAAATTGGTTCAATTGCCAGCGTCATCCCCGCCCGGAGTTTAACATTTGGCATCTCACGAGTACGGTAGTTGAATACTGAAGGTTCTTCATGCAGGTTACGACCGACACCGTGCCCAGTAAATTCTTCGACTATACTAAAACCGTTAGATTTCACATGATCTTCAATTGCTCCAGCTAAGTCAAGTAGGTATACACCAGCCTTGACTTGCTCAATGCCTTTATATAAAGCTTCTTCTGCTACACGAATTAATTTAGCAGCTTCTTGCGTCACTTCACCGACAGCAATTGAAATGCAAGAATCACCATGAAAACCTTGGTAATAAGCGCCTGTATCTACTTTTAATACATCCCCAACGCGAATCACTTTTTTGGGGCTAGGAATGCCATGTACTGCTTCATTATTAATGCTGGAGCAAATAGAACCGGGAAAACCGTGATATCCTTTAAAACTTGGTGTTGCACCCATTTCGCGGATACGTTTTTCTGCATAAATATCCAAATCAGCCGTGGTCATTCCTGGCTTTACAAGCTCGGCAATTTCTTTTAGGACAGTTGCGACAATTGCCGATGATTGCCGCATGATTTCAATTTCACGTGGCGATTTGATCTCAATTCCTCGGCGCTGTTTTTTCGCAGGTGCAGGTTGAGTGGCTTGAGAAAGTAAGTTACTGAAAATGTTCATAGGAAATTAATAATTACTGGTGGCTCTGACGCTGAGGTATGAATGCTTTCTCTAGATTAATTGAGAAATAATATCTATAATTTAACACTATGGGAGTTAGTACAGTTTTATCTAAAATTGTGATGAATTGAGGGTTGAAATTTAAACGCATAGGCGCTTTGCCTTCCCGTAGGGTAGGGGCGCAAAGTTAAGCGCAGAGGTACGCAGAGAATTTAATCACCTTAATGAAATGTTGTATTTAGCTCAATTATTTTTAATTCTTGATGGCAATCTCTCCAGTCATACCTGCTTCTGTATGTCCCGGTATTGTACAACGTAAGCCATAAGTACCAGATTTTAGGGGGACAAATACCCATTCGGCTTCAGCATCGGGTTTGAGTTCTAGTTCGTGAATGGCTCCTTTGATTTCTACTTTCCCTGCTTCAACTTTTTGTGTCCAGATGCCATCGGCAAAATCTTTAGCAGTAAAATAGTGCTTCAGTTGGCTGGGATTATTAAGCTGTAGTTGATAGCGTTTACCAACCTCAAATTCCAAATGATTTGGCTCAAACTTGAGTTCGTTAGCCGCATTACCCAAGTTAATTGTAATTTCTGTAGCTGGTTGCTTGAGCAAATCAAAAGACTTATTCGCTGCCATTGCTGGAGTAGCAGCGATGAAATTTAGAGCTAGGAGTAACGTTAATATCACGTAGTTACGCCGTAATATTTGTACCCAAGTAGGAATTGTGAAACGAAGGGATTTAATTGCAATTTCGTAAAAACAGTTATAAATTTTCATCACTAATTCTCAAAAGGCAATGCTGATGAGCAAGAATAACTAATAGGTAGCGGGAAAACCACTTTACCTATTCTTTATATTATCCATGCCCAGTGCCTTGGTTGAGTCGATGGGGGATATTATTCCCCGCACCTCTCAGTTAAATCTGGGCGTGCGACTTTCACCGCACCCAGCTTCCGATGTTCTTAGCTTTGTGCTTTTGCTCATGTGCTTGTAATCGTGGCAACTCTCATGAATTGCTTCAAGATTATTCTTTTTCCAGTTGGCATGATTTCCGTCGATGTGATGTAGGTGAACCCGTTCCTCATCGATGAATTTTAAACCGCAGGAAGCACATCTATGGTTTTGCTTCTTAAGAGCTTTAGAGGTTTCGCCGTCATAGAGTTTACTGTTACGTTCACTCCAGTAGGCTGTATCTCCGTCATAGGGGGATTTAGTTCCTTTGACAGGGACGTGTTTGTGTTCGGAGTAGGGAACTGCTGGGAATGCTTTGTCTAGTAATTTCTTACTGGAGTAGCGATTTAGTTTGGTTTCCTTGTTAAATACCTTTTTTGCTCTTGTTTCGATGTGGTATAACGAGTCTCTAGCCCCGTCCATCTTACAGAACTTATGGTAATTTCTCCAACCTCTAACTACCGGGGCTAATTTCTCAGCCTTTGTGGCAGCACCATAATTCGAGTTGTTGACGATGTGTTTTACTTTCTTACGGAATGCTTTGAAGTTGTCCACTGAGGGAGTACTTCTGAACTTTCCGTTGCTCTGCACTTTGAAGTGCCAGCCGAGGAAATCAAACCCATCTGTCGCGGCGGTAACTTTGGTTTTCTTTTGGCTTACATTCATTCCGCGTTTGCGGAGGAACTCGCTGATTCTTTCAAGTATTTCTATCGCATCATCTTGGGGGCGAAGTATAATAACCATGTCATCCGCGTATCGGACTGATGGTTCGCTCATTGTCCCTTTTGCCCACCCTTCAGTTTGGTATCTGTGTATACTCTCAATCCCGTTGAGTGCGATATTGGCTAGTAATGGGCTAACTACTCCCCCTTGAGGTGTACCCTGTTCGGGGAATTCTGGGTTTACTCCAGTCTTGAGGCATCGGTAGATACCGAGTTTTAAGCCTTTGGGAGCGATGAGTTCATCCATTATCGCTGAGTGGTTAATCCTGTCGAAAGTGGGTAGCTAGCTAGCGAGGTTTCCAAGCCTTGGCTCCTTTTCTAACTAGCCCCCTCCGAACCGTGCTTACGAGTTTCCAGGTACACGGCTCTCCAGTACTCTGTTATCGCGAGACTTGTTGAGATATTGGTTTACCAGCGTGTATTGCATCATGGCATTGAGGGCAAACCATGAGAGTTTTTCTTCTACGTGCGGACATGATTTGCATCCATTGCGGTTTTTCTTTCTTGCCTTTAATTTTGAGGTCTTTAAGGGCATGAATATGGTGAACTTCAATATCACCTGTTGCCCCGCAAATCTCACATTCCGAAGCAAGAAGCCGTTTAATCAGTTCATTTCTGAACGCGGGTTTTCGCACTCGTGGCAAATCTTCTATGGTTGCTTTTAAGTTGCGTTTTAATTGTATGCCCCCGAAACGAGTTACCAAGGGTTTCTTACCTTCTACTGGGACGGTTATTTCAACACACTTTCTCCTTCCTTGTGGAAGTTTTACCGTCTTCTGGTACTTGGCGCAGATTTTGGCTACGCTAGTTTTGTGTTTACAGGCAAGGGTTTTCATTAACGAACTCCACATAACCCATTGGAGTTTACGGAGCCATGCAATGTTTTGAGCAAGGCTGTAGAATTGTACGTAGCCTCTGAGTTCTGATTGGTAAATGTTAATGATAGTAAAATCATCGTCATTTATTAACTCAGGACGATGAATGGGTTTGCCATTCCTCATATAAAGAGCGCATTTTCCTTCTACAAAACTTGCTGGGATTCTTAGTGCAGTAATTCCATTAAGTGAGCGTTTACCATTGGTATGCTTATTGTCGGAATATTGAACTAAGATTTCGTAACCTAAGAAGTTCGCTGCTTCATTTCTGGCATTAGTAATTAAGGTCTTTTCTGCTGACATTTCTAACTGAAGATTGTCGGCTAGGAATGTCTTTAGTTTTTCCTTAATTTCTTTTGCTTCTTGAAGTGAACCAATGAAACCAAGTAGAAAATCATCAGCATAGCGGACGTAATTTAGCCTTCTGTATTCTGGGTCACGGACATCTTTGGAGGGCATTTTCTGGTATTTAATCTCCAGTTGACGCGCTTTATCGAATTGTCCATTTTTCCTGTAATACCAAGCAAGTTTTACGAGCCTTGAATACTCTCGATTTTCTGCCCGACATTTACCTCGTGTATATTCTGGAATGACTGTCTGTTCGACAAAATTATCTAGCTTATCAAGGTAAATATTTGCGAGTATGGGTGAGACAATCGACCCTTGTGGCGTTCCACTCAGTGTAGAATGGTATCTCCATTGCTCACAGTAACCTGCCGTTAATAAGGTTTCAATCAATCTCAAAATCGATTATCTTGGATTTTCTCACGGAGAATTGACATTAAGATTTTCTGATCTATATTGTCAAAACAACCACGGATATCTCCTTCAATAAACCATTTGGTTCCTTGCCAAGTGCGGTCTATTACTGTTAATGCAGTATGGCATCCACGCTCTTGTCGAAAACCATGACTGCTGTTAGAAAATTGGGGTTCGTAGTACGCTTCTAATATCAAACGTATTACTTCCTGAACCAATTTATCGTTCCAAGTGGGAATGCCCAGTGGTCGCGTTTTCCCATTTTTCTTGGGAATATTAATTCGCCGTACTGGTGTCCATCGAAAACGTTCATAGCGAATATCTTCTATGAGGTTTTCAATCTTTTTGATGGACATCCCATCCACAGTCTCTGATGTAACTCCTTGCGTCATTGCCCCATTATTTTTGTAAATGCGACTGTACGCCAAGAGGTACAGGTTAGGATTGAAAAGTTGCCTGTAGACATCATCCAGAGGTAAACCACGATTTCCTCTGTCTCGGATTACACTTAAAACCGTTTCGGCGTTTCGCATCTCGCGTACCTCCCGATATAAGTGTGAAGAATACCTGTTCTCCTTTGCCATGTAAGCGGCTTTCCCGCTCTCGGACTACTATGAGAACTCTGTAACCATAGGGGTCGCCCCCGTAAGTCATCCCGCGCTTTATTAACTCGATACGTAGTAGTGTGATTTAGGTGTCCCATTCATTCGTTAAGCCATCTCATCGCTGGCTGACTCCGTTTGAAGAAGTTGTGTGGTTCAAATGTTTAAAACTACACACAAACGATTATTCCTGTTAGGCGTTGTAGGAATAGGCAATCGAATATACCGTCAGAATTAGGCTTCAGGTAGTTTAACCTTCACCCTGTCACACAAGTCTTGCCGGACTCTAGTTTTAACGCCTTCTCTCTATTTCCGGCTTTACCAACATGCGGTTGTTCCTTTTGTCTTTCGACTCTAGGTAAGTTGGTTGACTTAGAGATGTTCTTCTTAATCTCTCCCAATTTGATTGGGGATACCGCGTTAACTGTCACGGCGCACGCATCTTCTCGATATCGAGTTCGATAACTCGTTTCTCTATTCCGTTAGCGTTTGAGCTTAGGTTGCTAAAGATGTACTTTTGTGCATCATGGGCAGAGCGCCCAGTTCTAAACCCATAGCTCCTAGCGTGGAAGGTGGCTTCGTGCGCTGGTTCGAGTGCATATTTTGCGAGGCATTGCCAAGCTCTATCCGCGATGGTTGGTATCTTAAGCATTCTGGTTGTCCCGTCCTTTTT
This portion of the Nostoc sp. GT001 genome encodes:
- a CDS encoding plastocyanin/azurin family copper-binding protein, which produces MKIYNCFYEIAIKSLRFTIPTWVQILRRNYVILTLLLALNFIAATPAMAANKSFDLLKQPATEITINLGNAANELKFEPNHLEFEVGKRYQLQLNNPSQLKHYFTAKDFADGIWTQKVEAGKVEIKGAIHELELKPDAEAEWVFVPLKSGTYGLRCTIPGHTEAGMTGEIAIKN
- the map gene encoding type I methionyl aminopeptidase, producing MNIFSNLLSQATQPAPAKKQRRGIEIKSPREIEIMRQSSAIVATVLKEIAELVKPGMTTADLDIYAEKRIREMGATPSFKGYHGFPGSICSSINNEAVHGIPSPKKVIRVGDVLKVDTGAYYQGFHGDSCISIAVGEVTQEAAKLIRVAEEALYKGIEQVKAGVYLLDLAGAIEDHVKSNGFSIVEEFTGHGVGRNLHEEPSVFNYRTREMPNVKLRAGMTLAIEPILNAGSRHTRTLSDRWTAVTMDNSLSAQFEHTVLVTETGYEILTDRSKV
- a CDS encoding group II intron reverse transcriptase/maturase; this translates as MRLIETLLTAGYCEQWRYHSTLSGTPQGSIVSPILANIYLDKLDNFVEQTVIPEYTRGKCRAENREYSRLVKLAWYYRKNGQFDKARQLEIKYQKMPSKDVRDPEYRRLNYVRYADDFLLGFIGSLQEAKEIKEKLKTFLADNLQLEMSAEKTLITNARNEAANFLGYEILVQYSDNKHTNGKRSLNGITALRIPASFVEGKCALYMRNGKPIHRPELINDDDFTIINIYQSELRGYVQFYSLAQNIAWLRKLQWVMWSSLMKTLACKHKTSVAKICAKYQKTVKLPQGRRKCVEITVPVEGKKPLVTRFGGIQLKRNLKATIEDLPRVRKPAFRNELIKRLLASECEICGATGDIEVHHIHALKDLKIKGKKEKPQWMQIMSARRRKTLMVCPQCHDAIHAGKPISQQVSR
- a CDS encoding reverse transcriptase/maturase family protein yields the protein MRNAETVLSVIRDRGNRGLPLDDVYRQLFNPNLYLLAYSRIYKNNGAMTQGVTSETVDGMSIKKIENLIEDIRYERFRWTPVRRINIPKKNGKTRPLGIPTWNDKLVQEVIRLILEAYYEPQFSNSSHGFRQERGCHTALTVIDRTWQGTKWFIEGDIRGCFDNIDQKILMSILREKIQDNRF